One Microcaecilia unicolor chromosome 8, aMicUni1.1, whole genome shotgun sequence DNA window includes the following coding sequences:
- the LOC115476818 gene encoding uncharacterized protein LOC115476818, whose translation MSHEILKYRLGSQNNQYFKITAALVAVRTAVQKRIWELTICTDLDYVRQNFESHLPIWKNMLNSRGKPVQHKDLILALDQLAKDNDMTIYWKKVKGHAKVSSPDKQGNDLADLLAMKGALRGEL comes from the coding sequence ATGTCCCATGAGATCTTAAAGTACAGATTGGGTTCCCAGAACAATCAATATTTCAAGATTACTGCTGCCTTGGTTGCAGTACGAACTGCAGTCCAGAAAAGGATTTGGGAATTGACTATTTGCACAGACTTGGACTATGTGAGACAGAATTTTGAGTCTCACCTACCCATTTGGAAGAACATGTTGAACTCCAGAGGAAAACCGGTACAACACAAGGACCTAATTCTGGCCCTAGATCAACTGGCAAAAGAcaatgacatgaccatctattggaaaaAGGTGAAAGGCCATGCCAAGGTTAGTAGCCCCGACAAACAAGGGAATGACCTAGCAGATCTGCTTGCCATGAAAGGTGCCCTAAGGGGAGAATTATGA